Proteins co-encoded in one Sus scrofa isolate TJ Tabasco breed Duroc chromosome 14, Sscrofa11.1, whole genome shotgun sequence genomic window:
- the PPIL2 gene encoding peptidyl-prolyl cis-trans isomerase-like 2 isoform X3, whose protein sequence is MCELRPVQSCYLFLQKLDGRSLIKLNFAKNSEGKYHCPVLFTVFTNNSHIVAIKTTGNVYAHEAVEQLNIKAKNFRDLLTDEPFSRQDIITLQDPTNLDKFNVSNFFHVKNNMKIVDPDEEKAKQDPSYYLKNTNTETRETLQELYKAFQGDEVLAATMRVPEKTKVDKLNAAHYSTGKVSASFTSTAMVPETTHEAAAIDEDVLRYQFVKKKGYVRLHTSHGDLNLELHCDLTPKTCENFIKLCKKQYYDGTVFHRSIRNFVIQGGDPTGTGTGGESYWGKPFKDEFRPNLSHTGRGILSMANSGPNTNKSQFFITFRSCAYLDKKHTIFGRVVGGFDTLTAMENVESDPKTDRPKEEIRIDSTTVFVDPYEEADAQIAEERKKTQLEAEAPESTAKPSQPKQGSQGPQTYRQGVGKYISPAVTKRVAEEEASTSAAAPGAKKRPSRGFGDFSSW, encoded by the exons ATGTGTGAGCTGCGGCCGGTTCAGTCTTGTTACCTGTTCCTGCAG AAACTGGATGGGAGGTCGCTGATCAAACTGAACTTTGCAAAGAACAGTGAAG GGAAGTACCACTGCCCGGTGCTCTTCACTGTGTTCACCAATAACAGTCACATCGTGGCCATCAAGACCACTGGCAATGTCTACGCCCATGAG GCAGTGGAGCAGCTAAACATCAAGGCCAAGAACTTCCGAGACCTGCTGACCGACGAGCCTTTCTCCCGGCAGGATATCATCACCCTCCAG GACCCCACCAATTTGGACAAATTCAATGTCTCCAACTTCTTCCATGTGAAGAATAACATGAAAATAGTAGACCCAG atgaagaaaaggcCAAGCAGGACCCATCttattatttgaaaaacacaaacacggaGACACGAGAGACGCTGCAGGAGCTCTACAAGGCATTCCAAGGGGACGAGGTGCTGGCGGCTACCATGAGGGTCCCTGAGAAGACGAAGGTGGACAAGCTCAATGCA GCCCACTACTCTACCGGGAAGGTCAGCGCCTCCTTCACCTCCACTGCAATGGTTCCCGAGACCACGCATGAAGCAG CCGCCATCGATGAGGACGTATTGCGCTACCAGTTCGTGAAGAAGAAGGGCTATGTGCGGCTGCACACCAGCCATGGGGACCTCAACCTGGAGCTTCACTGTGACCTG ACACCAAAAACCTGTGAGAATTTCATCAAGCTCTGCAAGAAGCAGTATTATGATGGCACAGTCTTCCACAGGTCCATCCGGAATTTTGTG ATCCAGGGGGGTGAccccacaggcacaggcacag GCGGGGAGTCCTACTGGGGAAAGCCCTTCAAAGACGAGTTCCGGCCCAACCTCTCACACACAGGCCGAGGGATCCTCAGCATGGCCAACTCAGGGCCCAACACCAACAAGTCTCAGTT CTTCATTACCTTCCGCTCCTGCGCGTACCTGGACAAGAAGCACACCATCTTTGGGCG GGTCGTTGGAGGCTTTGACACACTGACAGCCATGGAGAATGTGGAGAGCGACCCCAAAACTGACCGCCCCAAG GAGGAGATTCGCATCGACTCCACCACAGTGTTTGTGGATCCCTACGAGGAGGCTGACGCTCAG ATTGCTGAGGAGCGGAAGAAGACGCAGCTGGAGGCAGAGGCCCCAGAGAGCACAGCCAAGCCAAGCCAGCCCAAGCAGGGGAGCCAGGGTCCCCAGACGTACCGCCAGGGGGTGGGCAAGTACATCAGCCCAGCGGTCAC GAAACGGGTAGCAGAGGAAGAAGCATCAACCAGTGCAGCTGCCCCAGGGGCCAAGAAGAGGCCCAGCCGAGGCTTCGGGGACTTCAGCTCATGGTAA
- the SDF2L1 gene encoding stromal cell-derived factor 2-like protein 1 codes for MWSAGCRRAAGPALLGLLLALLVPGSGAAKTGSGLVTCGSVLKLLNTQHRVRLHSHDIKYGSGSGQQSVTGVEASDDANSYWQIRGGSEGGCPRGSPVRCGQTVRLTHVLTGKNLHTHHFPSPLSNNQEVSAFGEDGEGDDLDLWTVRCSGQHWEREAAVRFQHVGTSVFLSVTGEQYGSPIRGQHEVHGMPSANTHNRWKAMEGIFIKPSMDPSAGHDEL; via the exons ATGTGGAGCGCGGGTTGCCGGCGAGCTGCCGGACCGGCGCTGCTGGGGCTGCTGCTAGCGCTCTTGGTGCCGGGCAGCGGTGCCGCCAAGACCGGCTCGGGCCTCGTGACCTGTGGGTCGGTGCTGAAGCTGCTCAACACGCAGCACCGGGTGCGGCTGCATTCGCACGACATCAAATACGGATCCG GCAGCGGCCAGCAGTCGGTGACCGGCGTGGAGGCGTCCGACGACGCCAACAGCTACTGGCAAATCCGCGGCGGCTCGGAGGGCGGGTGTCCGCGCGGGTCTCCGGTGCGCTGCGGGCAGACGGTTCGGCTGACTCACGTGCTCACCGGCAAGAACCTGCACACGCACCACTTCCCTTCGCCGCTGTCCAACAACCAG GAGGTGAGCGCCTTTGGGGAGGATGGCGAGGGTGATGACCTGGACCTGTGGACAGTGCGCTGCTCAGGGCAGCACTGGGAGCGGGAGGCTGCAGTGCGCTTCCAGCACGTGGGCACCTCTGTGTTCCTTTCGGTCACCGGTGAGCAATACGGGAGTCCCATCCGTGGGCAACACGAGGTGCACGGCATGCCCAGCGCCAACACTCACAATAGGTGGAAGGCCATGGAAGGCATCTTCATCAAGCCCAGCATGGACCCCTCTGCAGGTCATGATGAACTCTGA
- the LOC100155534 gene encoding verprolin isoform X1, which produces MEPAARGRHEVRGGPGGHRGQTAIQTFPGNLPSPVPPRGVRGIPPSRPPEALKDGGPGRVRQRVPPECGLLPAHLGGGLREAGGDLHGARAAPPLPQHRPQPGAGREGGAQGQAGRAKFSSAIQGELNCCNSMGAREMHRRLEQLKRRIHRVHLYSQDAKKKRRKPKAKKPEPIILRDQSTSPCLPPTLLPPPPLPPPATTVTSMVAPSPPVYTMPRVFGPFPPLPSTSVEKLEASESEVKLNWTGLPSNPKSRMVDLTPLVLNPGGFHFSYLARNSMPKLHCPRFPWTAACSGLPSTEEMPSPSVKASIFTPPVLLKFQPVPHPQDDSENDPGSVEPVPYQRDP; this is translated from the exons ATGGAGCCGGCGGCGAGAGGGCGCCACGAGGTGCGGGGTGGTCCTGGGGGTCACCGCGGGCAGACTGCCATCCAAACCTTTCCCGGTAACCTCCCGAGTCCTGTCCCGCCCCGGGGCGTAAGGGGCATCCCGCCGT CCAGGCCGCCCGAAGCCCTCAAGGATGGAGGTCCTGGACGAGTTCGACAGCGAGTTCCCCCAGAGTGTGGCCTTCTGCCAGCTCATCTCGGAGGAGGACTTCGAGAGGCAGGCGGTGACTTACACGGAGCGCGCGCTGCGCCGCCTCTTCCGCAGCATCGACCGCAACCCGGCGCTGGCCGAGAGGGTGGTGCGCAAGGGCAAGCAGGCAGA GCCAAATTCTCCAGCGCCATCCAGGGGGAGCTGAACTGTTGCAACAGCATGGGCGCCCGGGAGATGCACCGGCGCCTGGAGCAGCTGAAGAGGCGCATCCACCGCGTGCACCTCTACTCCCAGG ATgccaagaagaagagaaggaagccaaAAGCAAAGAAACCAGAGCCTATCATCTTGCGAGATCAGTCGACCTCCCCGTGCCTACCACCGACCCTGCTGCCACCTCCGCCACTGCCACCACCTGCCACCACCGTGACCTCCATGGTGGCACCATCACCTCCTGTCTACACCATGCCCAGGGTCTTTGGCCCCTTCCCTCCGCTGCCTAGCACATCG GTGGAGAAATTGGAAGCTTCAGAGTCTGAGGTGAAATTGAACTGGACAGGCCTGCCATCAAACCCCAAGAG CCGCATGGTTGATTTGACCCCCTTGGTGCTCAATCCTGGAGGCTTCCACTTCTCCTACCTGGCCAGGAACAGCATGCCCAAGCTCCACTGCCCGAGATTTCCCTG GACCGCAGCCTGTAGTGGCTTGCCCAGCACCGAGGAGATGCCATCGCCTTCTGTGAAGGCCTCCATCTTCACGCCGCCTGTCCTGCTCAAGTTCCAGCCTGTGCCCCATCCCCAAGATGACTCAGAGAATGACCCTGGCAGCGTGGAGCCTGTGCCCTACCAGAGGGACCCGTAA
- the PPIL2 gene encoding peptidyl-prolyl cis-trans isomerase-like 2 isoform X2, with amino-acid sequence MGKRQHQKDKMYITCAEYTHFYGGKKPDIPQTNFRRLPFDHCRNIVPWLKKYGTNPSNGEKLDGRSLIKLNFAKNSEGKYHCPVLFTVFTNNSHIVAIKTTGNVYAHEAVEQLNIKAKNFRDLLTDEPFSRQDIITLQDPTNLDKFNVSNFFHVKNNMKIVDPDEEKAKQDPSYYLKNTNTETRETLQELYKAFQGDEVLAATMRVPEKTKVDKLNAAHYSTGKVSASFTSTAMVPETTHEAAAIDEDVLRYQFVKKKGYVRLHTSHGDLNLELHCDLTPKTCENFIKLCKKQYYDGTVFHRSIRNFVIQGGDPTGTGTGGESYWGKPFKDEFRPNLSHTGRGILSMANSGPNTNKSQFFITFRSCAYLDKKHTIFGRVVGGFDTLTAMENVESDPKTDRPKEEIRIDSTTVFVDPYEEADAQIAEERKKTQLEAEAPESTAKPSQPKQGSQGPQTYRQGVGKYISPAVTKRVAEEEASTSAAAPGAKKRPSRGFGDFSSW; translated from the exons ATGGGGAAGCGACAGCACCAGAAAGACAAGAT GTACATCACCTGCGCAGAATATACTCACTTCTATGGTGGCAAGAAACCAG ATATCCCACAAACAAATTTTCGCCGCTTACCTTTTGACCACTGCAG aaACATCGTTCCTTGGCTGAAGAAGTACGGGACCAACCCCAGCAACGGAGAG AAACTGGATGGGAGGTCGCTGATCAAACTGAACTTTGCAAAGAACAGTGAAG GGAAGTACCACTGCCCGGTGCTCTTCACTGTGTTCACCAATAACAGTCACATCGTGGCCATCAAGACCACTGGCAATGTCTACGCCCATGAG GCAGTGGAGCAGCTAAACATCAAGGCCAAGAACTTCCGAGACCTGCTGACCGACGAGCCTTTCTCCCGGCAGGATATCATCACCCTCCAG GACCCCACCAATTTGGACAAATTCAATGTCTCCAACTTCTTCCATGTGAAGAATAACATGAAAATAGTAGACCCAG atgaagaaaaggcCAAGCAGGACCCATCttattatttgaaaaacacaaacacggaGACACGAGAGACGCTGCAGGAGCTCTACAAGGCATTCCAAGGGGACGAGGTGCTGGCGGCTACCATGAGGGTCCCTGAGAAGACGAAGGTGGACAAGCTCAATGCA GCCCACTACTCTACCGGGAAGGTCAGCGCCTCCTTCACCTCCACTGCAATGGTTCCCGAGACCACGCATGAAGCAG CCGCCATCGATGAGGACGTATTGCGCTACCAGTTCGTGAAGAAGAAGGGCTATGTGCGGCTGCACACCAGCCATGGGGACCTCAACCTGGAGCTTCACTGTGACCTG ACACCAAAAACCTGTGAGAATTTCATCAAGCTCTGCAAGAAGCAGTATTATGATGGCACAGTCTTCCACAGGTCCATCCGGAATTTTGTG ATCCAGGGGGGTGAccccacaggcacaggcacag GCGGGGAGTCCTACTGGGGAAAGCCCTTCAAAGACGAGTTCCGGCCCAACCTCTCACACACAGGCCGAGGGATCCTCAGCATGGCCAACTCAGGGCCCAACACCAACAAGTCTCAGTT CTTCATTACCTTCCGCTCCTGCGCGTACCTGGACAAGAAGCACACCATCTTTGGGCG GGTCGTTGGAGGCTTTGACACACTGACAGCCATGGAGAATGTGGAGAGCGACCCCAAAACTGACCGCCCCAAG GAGGAGATTCGCATCGACTCCACCACAGTGTTTGTGGATCCCTACGAGGAGGCTGACGCTCAG ATTGCTGAGGAGCGGAAGAAGACGCAGCTGGAGGCAGAGGCCCCAGAGAGCACAGCCAAGCCAAGCCAGCCCAAGCAGGGGAGCCAGGGTCCCCAGACGTACCGCCAGGGGGTGGGCAAGTACATCAGCCCAGCGGTCAC GAAACGGGTAGCAGAGGAAGAAGCATCAACCAGTGCAGCTGCCCCAGGGGCCAAGAAGAGGCCCAGCCGAGGCTTCGGGGACTTCAGCTCATGGTAA
- the PPIL2 gene encoding peptidyl-prolyl cis-trans isomerase-like 2 isoform X1 yields the protein MGKRQHQKDKMYITCAEYTHFYGGKKPDIPQTNFRRLPFDHCSLSLQPFAYPVCTPEGIVFDLLNIVPWLKKYGTNPSNGEKLDGRSLIKLNFAKNSEGKYHCPVLFTVFTNNSHIVAIKTTGNVYAHEAVEQLNIKAKNFRDLLTDEPFSRQDIITLQDPTNLDKFNVSNFFHVKNNMKIVDPDEEKAKQDPSYYLKNTNTETRETLQELYKAFQGDEVLAATMRVPEKTKVDKLNAAHYSTGKVSASFTSTAMVPETTHEAAAIDEDVLRYQFVKKKGYVRLHTSHGDLNLELHCDLTPKTCENFIKLCKKQYYDGTVFHRSIRNFVIQGGDPTGTGTGGESYWGKPFKDEFRPNLSHTGRGILSMANSGPNTNKSQFFITFRSCAYLDKKHTIFGRVVGGFDTLTAMENVESDPKTDRPKEEIRIDSTTVFVDPYEEADAQIAEERKKTQLEAEAPESTAKPSQPKQGSQGPQTYRQGVGKYISPAVTKRVAEEEASTSAAAPGAKKRPSRGFGDFSSW from the exons ATGGGGAAGCGACAGCACCAGAAAGACAAGAT GTACATCACCTGCGCAGAATATACTCACTTCTATGGTGGCAAGAAACCAG ATATCCCACAAACAAATTTTCGCCGCTTACCTTTTGACCACTGCAG TCTCTCTCTGCAGCCCTTCGCCTACCCGGTCTGCACTCCTGAAGGCATCGTCTTTGACTTGCT aaACATCGTTCCTTGGCTGAAGAAGTACGGGACCAACCCCAGCAACGGAGAG AAACTGGATGGGAGGTCGCTGATCAAACTGAACTTTGCAAAGAACAGTGAAG GGAAGTACCACTGCCCGGTGCTCTTCACTGTGTTCACCAATAACAGTCACATCGTGGCCATCAAGACCACTGGCAATGTCTACGCCCATGAG GCAGTGGAGCAGCTAAACATCAAGGCCAAGAACTTCCGAGACCTGCTGACCGACGAGCCTTTCTCCCGGCAGGATATCATCACCCTCCAG GACCCCACCAATTTGGACAAATTCAATGTCTCCAACTTCTTCCATGTGAAGAATAACATGAAAATAGTAGACCCAG atgaagaaaaggcCAAGCAGGACCCATCttattatttgaaaaacacaaacacggaGACACGAGAGACGCTGCAGGAGCTCTACAAGGCATTCCAAGGGGACGAGGTGCTGGCGGCTACCATGAGGGTCCCTGAGAAGACGAAGGTGGACAAGCTCAATGCA GCCCACTACTCTACCGGGAAGGTCAGCGCCTCCTTCACCTCCACTGCAATGGTTCCCGAGACCACGCATGAAGCAG CCGCCATCGATGAGGACGTATTGCGCTACCAGTTCGTGAAGAAGAAGGGCTATGTGCGGCTGCACACCAGCCATGGGGACCTCAACCTGGAGCTTCACTGTGACCTG ACACCAAAAACCTGTGAGAATTTCATCAAGCTCTGCAAGAAGCAGTATTATGATGGCACAGTCTTCCACAGGTCCATCCGGAATTTTGTG ATCCAGGGGGGTGAccccacaggcacaggcacag GCGGGGAGTCCTACTGGGGAAAGCCCTTCAAAGACGAGTTCCGGCCCAACCTCTCACACACAGGCCGAGGGATCCTCAGCATGGCCAACTCAGGGCCCAACACCAACAAGTCTCAGTT CTTCATTACCTTCCGCTCCTGCGCGTACCTGGACAAGAAGCACACCATCTTTGGGCG GGTCGTTGGAGGCTTTGACACACTGACAGCCATGGAGAATGTGGAGAGCGACCCCAAAACTGACCGCCCCAAG GAGGAGATTCGCATCGACTCCACCACAGTGTTTGTGGATCCCTACGAGGAGGCTGACGCTCAG ATTGCTGAGGAGCGGAAGAAGACGCAGCTGGAGGCAGAGGCCCCAGAGAGCACAGCCAAGCCAAGCCAGCCCAAGCAGGGGAGCCAGGGTCCCCAGACGTACCGCCAGGGGGTGGGCAAGTACATCAGCCCAGCGGTCAC GAAACGGGTAGCAGAGGAAGAAGCATCAACCAGTGCAGCTGCCCCAGGGGCCAAGAAGAGGCCCAGCCGAGGCTTCGGGGACTTCAGCTCATGGTAA
- the LOC100155534 gene encoding proline-rich receptor-like protein kinase PERK2 isoform X2, translating into MEVLDEFDSEFPQSVAFCQLISEEDFERQAVTYTERALRRLFRSIDRNPALAERVVRKGKQAECEQRGILSFLWAKFSSAIQGELNCCNSMGAREMHRRLEQLKRRIHRVHLYSQDAKKKRRKPKAKKPEPIILRDQSTSPCLPPTLLPPPPLPPPATTVTSMVAPSPPVYTMPRVFGPFPPLPSTSVEKLEASESEVKLNWTGLPSNPKSRMVDLTPLVLNPGGFHFSYLARNSMPKLHCPRFPWTAACSGLPSTEEMPSPSVKASIFTPPVLLKFQPVPHPQDDSENDPGSVEPVPYQRDP; encoded by the exons ATGGAGGTCCTGGACGAGTTCGACAGCGAGTTCCCCCAGAGTGTGGCCTTCTGCCAGCTCATCTCGGAGGAGGACTTCGAGAGGCAGGCGGTGACTTACACGGAGCGCGCGCTGCGCCGCCTCTTCCGCAGCATCGACCGCAACCCGGCGCTGGCCGAGAGGGTGGTGCGCAAGGGCAAGCAGGCAGAGTGCGAGCAGCGCGGgatcctttccttcctttgg GCCAAATTCTCCAGCGCCATCCAGGGGGAGCTGAACTGTTGCAACAGCATGGGCGCCCGGGAGATGCACCGGCGCCTGGAGCAGCTGAAGAGGCGCATCCACCGCGTGCACCTCTACTCCCAGG ATgccaagaagaagagaaggaagccaaAAGCAAAGAAACCAGAGCCTATCATCTTGCGAGATCAGTCGACCTCCCCGTGCCTACCACCGACCCTGCTGCCACCTCCGCCACTGCCACCACCTGCCACCACCGTGACCTCCATGGTGGCACCATCACCTCCTGTCTACACCATGCCCAGGGTCTTTGGCCCCTTCCCTCCGCTGCCTAGCACATCG GTGGAGAAATTGGAAGCTTCAGAGTCTGAGGTGAAATTGAACTGGACAGGCCTGCCATCAAACCCCAAGAG CCGCATGGTTGATTTGACCCCCTTGGTGCTCAATCCTGGAGGCTTCCACTTCTCCTACCTGGCCAGGAACAGCATGCCCAAGCTCCACTGCCCGAGATTTCCCTG GACCGCAGCCTGTAGTGGCTTGCCCAGCACCGAGGAGATGCCATCGCCTTCTGTGAAGGCCTCCATCTTCACGCCGCCTGTCCTGCTCAAGTTCCAGCCTGTGCCCCATCCCCAAGATGACTCAGAGAATGACCCTGGCAGCGTGGAGCCTGTGCCCTACCAGAGGGACCCGTAA
- the LOC110256815 gene encoding uncharacterized protein LOC110256815 — translation GGCLGGRVPRGAGVDDISAFSSLAATQSPSYTFPKKKPLPSILSKSSSVSHLSNPWQEELVSYLKDQAVSLLIYKHKFEKNLTGQLGFISFPVTEALMDLFLGFKRVKGSRIHLSSKINWSCLLRRLEEAQSSQQVSQRATRWVSRPASQETSQHNTPQRSPETPTVQPQLATRATKVQDKTTEPHLDTGLLLTPQENAVDAGQEPSGFPEPKVSTSADTSVASHLSKQKVDKKDKQSIEEEVKEEELEEAATSGAWCGLPPLEFAEYVEAGPAHPGLTMLSGLWWSSNIKTLQLRDLGPKEDTMIEVLGI, via the exons GGAGGGTGTCTGGGTGGGAGGGTGCCCAGGGGAGCAGGAGTGGATGACATATCTGCCTTTTCCTCCCTGGCTGCCACACAGAGCCCAAGTTACACGTTCCCCAAGAAGAAGCCGCTGCCTTCCATCTTGTCCAAGTCCAGCAGTGTTTCCCACCTCTCCAACCCCTGGCAGGAGGAGCTGGTCAGCTACCTGAAGGACCAGGCCGTGTCCTTGCTCATCTATAAACACAAGTTTGAGAAGAACCTCACAGGGCAGCTGGGCTTCATCTCCTTCCCAGTCACCGAGGCACTCATGGACCTCTTCCTGGGTTTCAAGAGGGTGAAGGGCTCACGCATCCACTTGTCCTCCAAGATCAACTGGAGCTGCCTGTTGCGCCGGCTGGAGGAGGCCCAGAGCAGCCAGCAGGTGTCACAGAGGGCAACACGATGGGTGTCCCGGCCTGCATCCCAGGAAACCTCCCAGCACAACACCCCCCAGCGCAGCCCAGAGACTCCCACTGTGCAGCCTCAGTTGGCCACCAGAGCCACCAAGGTCCAGGACAAAACCACAGAACCCCACCTCGACACAGGGCTGCTGCTTACCCCACAGGAGAACGCAGTAGATGCAGGGCAGGAGCCCAGTGGGTTTCCAGAGCCCAAGGTGTCCACATCAGCTGACACTAGCGTGGCCTCCCATCTGTCCAAGCAAAAAGTGGACAAGAAGGACAAGCAGAGCATTGAGGAGGAGGTCAAAGAGGAGGAattggaggag GCTGCCACTTCAGGAGCCTGGTGTGGCTTGCCTCCCCTGGAGTTCGCTGAGTATGTGGAGGCCGGGCCAGCTCATCCTGGACTGACCATGCTCAGTGGCCTATGG TGGTCGAGCAACATCAAGACCCTGCAGCTGCGGGACTTAGGGCCCAAGGAAGACACCATGATTGAGGTCCTGGGGATCTAG